In one window of Euwallacea fornicatus isolate EFF26 chromosome 19, ASM4011564v1, whole genome shotgun sequence DNA:
- the LOC136345436 gene encoding RE1-silencing transcription factor B-like yields MKTEPNDPNYKSSADTVSIKHELIEKYDHSLVKSDESDDFFNEPNSRFPPNKSFTKQEEIDIKYNNVKFEIQHTEVTDNNKNIIREFSCGYCDYKTSSRSYFKIHTALHEDPTKLTWYCCSKCSYKTRQSGHLKRHDLNHSEAQTGNMFHCTQCDSSHKTNLCLLRHLRLIHHSSLSTKLANSDCKNVYSCDKCSYTTTNRGLLTSHFDKHKDLQDVSGLYICEVCSFRTKYRRNLRVHLQTHKDDDVLKVFACKICSFKTRIRNCLKRHLLSRRHLLLVGKLHDYRPRGVKLSQGECS; encoded by the exons ATGAAAACTGAGCCTAATGATCCCAATTATAAGAGCAGTGCAGACACCGTCAGCATAAAACATGAGCTTATAGAGAAATATGACCACTCCCT GGTCAAATCCGACGAGTCTGATGATTTCTTCAACGAGCCCAACTCTAGATTTCCACCAAATAAATCTTTCACCAAACAAGAAGAAATTGATATCAAGTACAACAATGTCaa ATTTGAGATTCAGCACACGGAGGTCACtgacaataacaaaaatattataagggAATTTTCCTGCGGTTATTGCGATTATAAAACCTCTTCTAGAAGCTACTTTAAAATTCATACTGCCTTGCATGAAGATCCAACTAAACTAACTTGGTACTGTTGCTCAAAATGCAGTTACAAAACAAGGCAATCTGGCCACTTGAAACGGCATGATTTGAATCATTCTGAAGCTCAAACAGGCAACATGTTCCATTGCACACAATGTGACTCCTCTCATAAGACAAACTTATGTCTTTTGAGACATCTTCGCCTTATTCACCATAGTAGTTTGTCCACCAAACTGGCCAATAGTGACTGTAAAAACGTCTACAGTTGCGATAAATGTTCTTATACCACAACCAACAGAGGATTATTGACTTCGCACTTTGACAAACACAAAGATCTGCAAGATGTTTCCGGATTGTATATTTGCGAAGTTTGTTCCTTCAGAACCAAATATCGCAGGAATCTTCGGGTTCATTTGCAGACCCATAAAGATGATGACGTCCTGAAAGTGTTCGCGTGCAAGATTTGCAGTTTTAAAACGAGAATTAGAAATTGTCTGAAAAGACATCTTTTGTCCAGAAGACATTTGTTGTTAGTGGGGAAGCTTCATGATTATCGACCcagaggtgtcaaattaagtcaAGGAGAATGTAGCTAG
- the LOC136345197 gene encoding basic phospholipase A2 PA-12A isoform X2, with the protein MIILRLMVAFYALMFNGKMEMHLHTRNHNRRFNVSVEESSYMLGYPIRTPKKLIKYDSYLNDSFEIKRWKIRKKRGVVELYNMISCATDCDPLSFKGYGCFCGFLGSGNPVDGIDKCCKMHDVCYELANCPMYLEYFVPYHWRCWNKRPFCGANQRELIESSGPCAYMLCECDRVFSECVRRFPCPSEPAFCSTSKFRLFQNAFMLFT; encoded by the exons ATGATTATTCTTCGTTTAATGGTGGCTTTCTATGCGTTGATGTTTAATG GTAAAATGGAAATGCACCTTCACACAAGAAATCACAATAGACGTTTTAACGTGAGTGTCGAAGAAAG TAGTTATATGCTAGGGTACCCCATAAGAACACCAAAAAAGTTAATCAAATATGATAGTTACCTCAACGATTCCTTTGAGATCAAAAGGTGgaaaattagaaagaaaagAG GTGTAGTTGAGCTCTACAACATGATCTCTTGTGCCACTGATTGCGATCCCCTAAGTTTCAAGGGGTATGGTTGTTTCTGTGGATTTCTCGGTTCTGGCAATCCTGTGGATGGTATTGATAA ATGCTGTAAAATGCACGACGTGTGCTACGAACTAGCGAACTGTCCCATGTATTTGGAGTATTTTGTACCATACCATTGGAGGTGTTGGAACAAACGACCGTTCTGTG GTGCTAATCAAAGGGAGCTTATTGAATCCTCTGGTCCATGCGCTTATATGTTATGCGAGTGCGATCGAGTCTTTTCGGAATGCGTGAGAAGATTTCCATGTCCTAGTGAACCGGCATTCTGTAGCACTTCAAAATTCAGACTTTTTCAGAACGCTTTTATgctttttacttaa
- the LOC136345197 gene encoding basic phospholipase A2 PA-12A isoform X1 yields MIILRLMVAFYALMFNEIVTSYPPKNASAGKMEMHLHTRNHNRRFNVSVEESSYMLGYPIRTPKKLIKYDSYLNDSFEIKRWKIRKKRGVVELYNMISCATDCDPLSFKGYGCFCGFLGSGNPVDGIDKCCKMHDVCYELANCPMYLEYFVPYHWRCWNKRPFCGANQRELIESSGPCAYMLCECDRVFSECVRRFPCPSEPAFCSTSKFRLFQNAFMLFT; encoded by the exons ATGATTATTCTTCGTTTAATGGTGGCTTTCTATGCGTTGATGTTTAATG AAATCGTCACAAGTTATCCCCCAAAAAATGCCTCTGCAGGTAAAATGGAAATGCACCTTCACACAAGAAATCACAATAGACGTTTTAACGTGAGTGTCGAAGAAAG TAGTTATATGCTAGGGTACCCCATAAGAACACCAAAAAAGTTAATCAAATATGATAGTTACCTCAACGATTCCTTTGAGATCAAAAGGTGgaaaattagaaagaaaagAG GTGTAGTTGAGCTCTACAACATGATCTCTTGTGCCACTGATTGCGATCCCCTAAGTTTCAAGGGGTATGGTTGTTTCTGTGGATTTCTCGGTTCTGGCAATCCTGTGGATGGTATTGATAA ATGCTGTAAAATGCACGACGTGTGCTACGAACTAGCGAACTGTCCCATGTATTTGGAGTATTTTGTACCATACCATTGGAGGTGTTGGAACAAACGACCGTTCTGTG GTGCTAATCAAAGGGAGCTTATTGAATCCTCTGGTCCATGCGCTTATATGTTATGCGAGTGCGATCGAGTCTTTTCGGAATGCGTGAGAAGATTTCCATGTCCTAGTGAACCGGCATTCTGTAGCACTTCAAAATTCAGACTTTTTCAGAACGCTTTTATgctttttacttaa
- the LOC136345195 gene encoding ubiquitin-associated protein 1 → MSNSYVDDIKVKISEKYKPPCRISQPMSHSQHLTLSKQLQDNLPTYEFHLEKMILDTVRVSSNHKDVLEERKKRLTVAREEFNKKLEQEKSEKLEKEQAEKELLRKANSESPAKIELEPQNSFIDPTFSYGGAYPSNPNKSSQNSNYITKNGILMPIPISDSHSVYAKTFLNSANTFPSENVAKSITKEFNLSDFESDTSSPFDNMELKTLNDFEELQKVLKSNSESNNLFPSNSYPFQNNATQALPKYQSANIAYPPNPTSYVQPHTSLSFNKLANTFSQANASFNSSTYSQYVPSQVPTPSNGYLYSMQPQVTSQAQYPVNAPPYMVQSYAQKPQCKSVPDLVKSLETELDNSHLSDVAEKSRHSASSSFYTTTNVPVPVRPKSTESVFPKAKVKDGTSKLLDNLTEGQQGICREISAMGFSLDRVVRVCGTVGFDQKKVVDHLLALEQLLDLGFSENLASEALLRNDNDRDKALDLLIS, encoded by the exons ATGTCAAATTCGTATGTGGATgatataaaagttaaaatatcaGAGAAATACAAGCCTCCCTGTCGAATTAGCCAGCCAATGTCTCACTCCCAGCACTTAACATTAAGCAAACAACTGCAGGACAATTTGCCTACATATGAattccatttggaaaaaatgatcCTGGACACAGTTCGAGTATCTTCAAATCATAAGGATGTG TTAGAGGAGAGAAAAAAGAGACTTACCGTCGCTCGTGAAGAGTTCAACAAGAAGTTGGAGcaagaaaaatctgaaaaattagaaaaagagCAAGCAGAAAAAGAATTGCTAAGAAAAGCAAATAGCGAATCTCCTGCTAAAATTGAGTTAGAACctcaaaattcttttattgACCCGACATTCTCATATGGTGGGGCATATCCGTCAAACCCAAACAAATCTAgtcaaaattcgaattatATTAccaaaaatggtattttaatGCCAATTCCTATTTCTGACAGTCATTCCGTTTATGCAAAAACCTTTCTGAACTCAGCAAACACTTTcccttcggaaaatgtggccAAATCTATTACCAAAGAATTCAACTTATCAGATTTCGAATCTGACACTTCTAGCCCTTTTGATAACATGGAACTGAAAACTTTGAACGATTTTGAGGAGCTGCAGAAAGTATTGAAAAGCAACAGCGAGTCAAACAATTTATTTCCCAGCAACAGTTATCCCTTTCAGAACAACGCCACTCAGGCTTTGCCGAAGTATCAATCTGCCAACATCGCATACCCTCCAAATCCGACCAGTTACGTGCAGCCTCACACCTCACTCTCCTTCAATAAACTAGCGAATACCTTCAGTCAAGCAAATGCCAGTTTTAATTCCTCAACTTATAGTCAATATGTCCCTTCCCAAGTTCCTACACCCAGTAATGGTTATTTATACTCGATGCAGCCTCAAGTGACTAGTCAGGCGCAGTATCCGGTTAATGCCCCGCCTTACATGGTGCAGTCCTATGCCCAAAAACCCCAATGTAAAAGCGTCCCTGACTTGGTGAAATCCCTAGAAACTGAATTAGATAATTCGCATTTGAGTGACGTTGCCGAAAAAAGCAGACATTCCGCCTCTAGTTCATTTTACACGACGACCAATGTTCCAGTGCCGGTTAGACCTAAGAGCACTGAATCTGTGTTTCCCAAGGCGAAAGTCAAAGACGGGACATCCAAGCTTTTGGACAATCTAACAGAGGGGCAGCAAGGGATCTGCCGGGAAATCAGTGCGATGGGATTCTCCTTGGATAGGGTTGTCAGGGTGTGTGGAACCGTGGGATTCGATCAGAAGAAG GTAGTAGATCACCTCTTAGCGCTTGAACAATTACTAGACCTGGGCTTCTCAGAAAACCTCGCCTCTGAAGCCCTCTTAAGAAACGACAACGACAGAGACAAAGCACTGGACCTTCTGATTTCTTAA
- the Ras85D gene encoding ras-like protein 1 has product MTEYKLVVVGAGGVGKSALTIQLIQNHFVDEYDPTIEDSYRKQVVIDGETCLLDILDTAGQEEYSAMRDQYMRTGEGFLLVFAVNSVKSFDDIVVYREQILRVKDTEEVPMVLVGNKCDLPSWVVNMNGARDVAKQYNIPFVETSAKTRMGVDDAFYSLVREIRKDKFHKGKKTKGPGPGRVFPFKLRCSIL; this is encoded by the exons ATGACCGAATACAAATTAGTAGTGGTGGGTGCTGGAGGTGTGGGCAAGTCGGCCCTAACTATCCAATTAATTCAAAACCACTTTGTGGATGAGTATGACCCTACTATTGAAGACTCATATAGGAAGCAAGTGGTTATCGATGGGGAAACTTGCCTATTGGATATTTTAGATACTGCAG GACAAGAAGAATATAGCGCCATGCGCGACCAGTATATGCGAACTGGTGAGGGATTTCTCCTTGTGTTCGCCGTAAACTCCGTCAAAAGTTTTGACGACATCGTCGTATACCGAGAACAAATCTTGAGGGTGAAAGATACCGAGGAGGTTCCAATGGTCCTAGTGGGGAACAAATGTGATTTACCGTCGTGGGTTGTAAATATGAATGGGGCGAGAGAC GTCGCCAAACAATATAACATCCCTTTCGTTGAAACGTCAGCGAAAACGCGCATGGGCGTGGACGACGCCTTTTACTCGCTCGTTCGCGAGATACGCAAGGACAAGTTccataaaggaaaaaagacGAAGGGTCCAGGACCCGGCCGGGTTTTCCCCTTTAAACTACGCTGCAGTATACTTTAG
- the LOC136345382 gene encoding protein NDUFAF4 homolog encodes MGRAISKIKHPFRDFNLESRTHKLIGQTNKRPSPRYEKDDKDVERIKKEFPEVFEASLKKDIVLESHLKDVYVTSYDAPIEKLTNKNPNRPLPQDKSQPEEFVFGHKEPESTNIPPGKTTLRNVLQFMSNHQSEPLKYTAKSIAMQHNLDEELVKQILKYYRVFEIYLPVEKTNTKATFAGPSKVKIELIQEKQKALPILQTKKDKDET; translated from the exons ATGGGTCGAGCTATTTCCAAGATAAAACACCCCTTTCGAGACTTTAATTTAGAGAGTAGGACTCACAAACTTATAGGTCAAACTAATAAAAGGCCTTCGCCTAGGTACGAGAAAGATGATAAGGACGTGGAAAGGATTAAAAAAG AATTTCCAGAAGTCTTTGAAGCAAGCCTTAAGAAGGATATAGTCTTGGAGAGTCATTTGAAAGATGTATATGTAACCTCTTATGAC gcCCCAATTGAGAAATTGACTAACAAAAACCCAAATAGACCTTTACCACAAGATAAAAGTCAGCCAGAAGAATTTGTGTTTGGACACAAAGAACCTGAATCCACCAATATTCCCCCAGGAAAAACCACTTTAAGGAATGTTTTGCAGTTTATGTCAAACCATCAAAGTGAACCTTTGAAGTACACAGCCAAATCAATTGCAATGCAGCACAATTTAGATGAAGAATTAGTGA aacaaatattaaaatattaccgAGTGTTTGAAATCTACCTGCCAGTGGAAAAGACCAACACAAAGGCAACATTTGCGGGTCCCAGTAAGGTGAAAATCGAACTTATCCAAGAGAAGCAAAAAGCTCTACCAATACTTCAAACGAAAAAAGATAAAGACGAGACCtga
- the CTPsyn gene encoding CTP synthase 1, with product MKYILVTGGVISGVGKGVISSSFGTILKCCGIEVTMIKIDPYINLDAGTFSPYEHGEVYVLDDGGEVDLDLGNYERFLNITLHKENNLTTGKVYQSVISKERHGEYLGKTVQVVPHITDAIQEWVEKVAHEQVSDSGKIPEVCIIELGGTVGDIESMAFIEAFRQFQFRVKRENFCVAHVSLVPQPKTTGESKTKPTQSSVRELRGLGLSPDIIVCRSERPIEASVKGKISNFCHVAPQQIISVPDLPSVYEVPVFIESHGMADFLCDRLHLGITPLPPRSKYMAQWIELGERIRQLKDDVTVAIVGKYTRLLDSYTSITKALHHAGHKIGYKITIKFIEASNLETTMLIDDPASYHTAWRDLCLCDCVIVPGGFGKRGVEGKIEAVRWCRKNDRPFLGICLGFQAAVVEFARHELGYQDAHSTEVNEDTKHPVVIDMPEHNTGIMGGTMRLGKRTTVFKQGLTNSNIKKLYGNKDKIEERHRHRYEVNPEYIPEFEKCGLKFIGVDVDQQRMEILELDNHPYFVAVQFHPEYLSRPVSPSPPFMGLILAAKDKLKDYLARGRKMSPREQRHSDCYDSKEDQELNELTGDKLSIPENDDDSSAYSSSSQC from the exons ATGAAGTACATACTAGTCACCGGGGGCGTAATCAGTGGGGTTGGCAAGGGAGTAATTTCCAGTTCGTTTGGGaccattttaaaatgttgcgGTATTGAAGTTACAATGATCAAAATCGACCCTTATATCAATTTAGATGCTGGTACTTTCAGCCCTTACGAACACG gggaAGTCTATGTATTGGATGATGGAGGTGAAGTAGACTTGGATTTGGGGAACTATGAAAGGTTCTTAAATATAACCCTGCACAAAGAAAACAACCTTACCACAGGCAAAGTCTACCAATCAGTGATATCCAAAGAGAGACATGGTGAATATTTAGGAAAAACCGTCCAAG TGGTACCACACATCACCGACGCAATTCAAGAATGGGTGGAAAAAGTGGCTCATGAGCAGGTCTCAGATAGCGGTAAAATTCCGGAGGTTTGCATTATAGAGCTGGGAGGAACGGTGGGGGACATCGAGAGCATGGCCTTCATAGAAGCCTTTCGACAGTTTCAATTCCGTGTAAAACGCGAGAATTTCTGCGTCGCTCATGTTTCTCTGGTGCCCCAGCCCAAAACTACTGGCGAATCTAAGACAAAACCTACACAGTCCTCCGTTAGGGAACTGCGAGGATTAGGACTATCACCTGATATAATTGTTTGCAGGTCAGAAAGACCCATCGAGGCCAGTGTTAAAGGGaagatttccaatttttgccATGTAGCACCTCAACAG atCATTAGTGTTCCTGATCTACCTTCGGTGTATGAAGTACCGGTTTTTATTGAATCCCACGGTATGGCGGATTTCTTGTGCGACCGGCTGCATTTGGGTATCACTCCTCTACCGCCGCGCAGCAAATACATGGCTCAATGGATCGAACTTGGGGAACGAATCAGGCAACTTAAAGACGATGTGACCGTGGCTATTGTAGGGAAATACACCAG ACTACTAGATTCGTACACTTCTATCACCAAAGCATTACACCATGCAGGTCATAAAATCGGCTATAAAATTACGATTAAGTTTATCGAGGCTTCAAATTTGGAGACTACAATGTTAATTGATGATCCGGCGTCTTATCATACGGCATGGCGGGATCTGTGTCTATGCGA TTGTGTTATTGTTCCTGGAGGATTTGGTAAACGTGGTGTGGAGGGGAAGATCGAAGCAGTTAGATGGTGCCGCAAGAACGATAGGCCGTTTCTAGGGATTTGTTTAGGATTCCAAGCGGCTGTTGTGGAGTTTGCGCGGCACGAGTTAGGGTACCAGGACGCCCATTCCACTGag GTTAATGAAGATACCAAACATCCCGTGGTCATTGACATGCCGGAACATAATACTGGAATAATGGGGGGCACTATGAGGTTGGGCAAGAGAACCACTGTTTTCAAGCAAGGGCTTACCAATAGCAATATCA aaaaattatatgGTAACAAAGACAAAATTGAAGAGCGTCACCGTCACAGATATGAGGTAAACCCAGAGTACATTCCTGAGTTCGAAAAATGCGGGTTAAAATTCATAG GTGTCGATGTGGATCAACAGAGAATGGAAATCCTTGAATTAGACAATCACCCGTATTTCGTGGCGGTCCAGTTCCATCCCGAATACCTTTCCAGACCCGTGAGCCCCTCTCCACCCTTCATGGGTCTTATACTAGCAGCTAAGGACAAATTGAAGGATTACTTGGCCAGAGGGAGGAAAATGAGCCCGAGGGAACAGCGGCATAGTGACTGTTATGATTCAA AGGAAGACCAAGAACTAAATGAACTAACAGGAGATAAATTGAGTATTCCTGAAAACGACGACGACAGTAGTGCGTACAGCAGTTCAAGTCAATGTTGA
- the LOC136345379 gene encoding galactoside 2-alpha-L-fucosyltransferase SEC1-like, producing the protein MLNTNRNILFKATILALCVISVVHVFLFPLYEGKGVALRTFGDFEQSLCTNNIKRRKTWRLSRCPQDGIVTNMQGGRLANQMWEYASVWAVARRTGLEPYIPRCIKLKLDQIFEQLSVPGFEEIAHCPIEFNTFVKSIEEWTFTNQSIILPRYTLQPELVLAWVQDIKQEFRFKKKLRDKAQHTLWGVVRKLPKKQYTFVGVHVRRTDYEKYLKRKYDEDLVDAQFFLNAMAYFRNKYANPLFIYVTDDPKWCFNHFGKFKDVFVASYNSNNTPAQDLAIMSSCNHSIFDYGTFGEWGSILAGGETVYYNMTQNIKKGTWRVMKNWIGMN; encoded by the exons ATGCTCAACACAAACCGTAACATCCTCTTCAAGGCAACAATCCTGGCTCTGTGCGTGATATCGGTGGTTCACGTGTTCCTCTTCCCCCTCTACGAAGGGAAGGGGGTGGCCCTTCGTACTTTCGGGGACTTTGAACAGAGTCTTTGTACCAACAACATCAAGAGAAGGAAAACGTGGAGACTGAGTCGGTGTCCGCAGGACGGGATCGTGACCAACATGCAAGGAGGTAGATTAG CCAATCAAATGTGGGAGTACGCCTCTGTTTGGGCTGTTGCTAGACGCACCGGCCTGGAACCCTACATCCCTAGATGCATCAAGCTGAAGCTGGACCAAATCTTCGAGCAACTGTCCGTGCCCGGTTTCGAAGAGATTGCTCATTGCCCAATTGAATTCAACACCTTTGTCAAGTCTATTGAGGAATGGACGTTTACAAATCAG AGTATTATTTTACCGCGGTATACACTGCAACCCGAGCTGGTTTTAGCGTGGGTCCAAGACATCAAGCAGGAATTCCGcttcaaaaagaaattgcGAGACAAGGCTCAACACACTCTATGGGGAGTCGTGCGGAAACTGCCCAAAAAGCAATATACCTTCGTGGGGGTCCATGTACGACGCACCGATTACGAAAAGTACTTAAAAAG aaaatacgaTGAAGACCTAGTGGACGCGCAATTCTTCCTTAACGCAATGGCTTATTTCCGGAACAAGTACGCCAACCCCCTCTTCATCTATGTAACCGACGACCCAAAATGGTGCTTCAACCATTTCGGGAAGTTCAAAGATGTCTTCGTGGCCTCCTATAATTCGAACAACACTCCAGCTCAAGACCTGGCCATCATGTCCTCTTGCAATCATAGTATCTTCGATTACGGCACCTTCGGGGAATGGGGATCAATTCTGGCGGGTGGGGAGACTGTCTACTATAACATGACGCAGAATATCAAGAAAGGAACTTGGAGGGTCATGAAGAATTGGATTGGTATGAATTGA